A genomic segment from Lagenorhynchus albirostris chromosome X, mLagAlb1.1, whole genome shotgun sequence encodes:
- the LOC132513606 gene encoding cytochrome c oxidase subunit 7B, mitochondrial-like, translated as MLPLAKNALNRLGVRSIQQTMARQNHQKRAPDFHDKYGNAVLASGATFHVAVWAYTATQIGIEWNLSSVCRVTPKEWREH; from the coding sequence ATGCTTCCCTTGGCCAAAAACGCACTAAATCGTCTCGGAGTTCGAAGCATTCAGCAAACAATGGCAAGGCAGAACCACCAGAAGCGGGCACCTGATTTCCATGACAAATATGGTAATGCTGTATTAGCCAGTGGAGCCACTTTCCATGTTGCTGTATGGGCGTATACAGCAACACAAATTGGAATAGAATGGAACCTGTCCTCTGTTTGCAGAGTCACCCCAAAGGAATGGAGAGAACACTAA